One part of the Thermoanaerobaculia bacterium genome encodes these proteins:
- a CDS encoding FkbM family methyltransferase: MTPDPGVSPVSDLFALPDGTFVRGCHRYEVDFLYDEIFERRVYLRNGIVLPERPHVIDVGANIGLFTLFVMRERPLATVDAFEPVPELRERLAANVSVFGTSVRIHPTGLSDRDGEATLVHYEDYTLLSGFHADPEKDAELIRDGIRDRLRGAGAASERLPPRILEEIVRAKVRSRSERRCPIQTLSSALRASAIGSVDLLKIDAERSEREVLAGIEDVHWPGIRQIVMEVHSPAEIEGFRTMLRGRGFELSVDREPKGRSSGVSLLYARRP, translated from the coding sequence GTGACGCCCGATCCGGGCGTTTCGCCCGTCTCCGACCTCTTCGCGCTGCCCGACGGGACGTTCGTCCGCGGATGCCACCGCTACGAAGTCGATTTCCTGTACGACGAGATCTTCGAGCGCCGGGTCTATCTCCGGAACGGCATCGTCCTCCCCGAGCGTCCGCACGTGATCGACGTCGGCGCGAACATCGGTCTCTTCACGCTCTTCGTGATGCGGGAGCGGCCGCTCGCGACCGTGGACGCTTTCGAGCCGGTGCCCGAGCTCCGCGAACGGCTCGCGGCGAACGTTTCGGTGTTCGGGACGAGCGTGCGGATCCATCCGACCGGGCTGTCGGATCGCGACGGCGAAGCGACGCTCGTCCATTACGAGGACTACACCCTGCTCTCCGGCTTCCACGCGGACCCCGAGAAGGACGCGGAGTTGATCCGGGACGGCATCCGGGACCGTCTCCGGGGCGCGGGCGCCGCGTCGGAGCGGCTGCCGCCCCGGATCCTGGAGGAGATCGTCCGCGCGAAGGTTCGTTCGCGGAGCGAGCGGCGATGCCCGATCCAGACGCTCTCGTCGGCGCTCCGGGCTTCGGCGATCGGCTCGGTCGATCTCCTCAAGATCGACGCGGAGAGGTCGGAGCGAGAGGTGCTGGCGGGGATCGAGGACGTCCACTGGCCCGGGATCCGGCAGATCGTGATGGAAGTCCACTCGCCCGCCGAAATCGAGGGGTTCCGGACGATGCTGCGGGGGCGGGGGTTCGAGCTCTCCGTCGATCGGGAGCCGAAGGGACGCTCGTCGGGGGTCTCTCTCCTCTACGCCCGGCGCCCCTGA
- the amrA gene encoding AmmeMemoRadiSam system protein A, which yields MIARAYGQELLRLARTSIDRALKGEPPPSLVERPHPDDPSHGVFVTLKIGQDLRGCIGTLSAEEGIPKTVSAFAREAAFRDPRFPPLTPGEWPSVSVEVSVLTPPRLIPPEEVEPGRHGIILELGARRGLLLPQVATEWGFTREQFLAAVSQKAGLPDNAWKLAGAKIYAFEAEVFGEEEGAPPR from the coding sequence ATGATCGCGCGAGCCTACGGACAGGAGCTGCTCCGCCTCGCGCGGACGTCGATCGACCGGGCGCTCAAAGGCGAGCCTCCTCCCTCGCTCGTCGAGCGGCCCCATCCCGACGATCCGAGCCACGGCGTCTTCGTGACGTTGAAGATCGGCCAAGACCTGCGCGGCTGCATCGGCACGCTCTCCGCCGAGGAGGGGATCCCGAAGACGGTCTCCGCTTTCGCCCGGGAGGCGGCGTTCCGCGATCCGCGGTTCCCGCCGCTCACCCCGGGGGAATGGCCGTCCGTTTCGGTCGAGGTTTCGGTCCTCACCCCGCCGCGGCTGATCCCGCCCGAGGAAGTGGAGCCGGGCCGCCACGGGATCATCCTGGAGCTCGGGGCGCGGCGCGGTCTCCTCCTCCCGCAGGTCGCGACCGAATGGGGCTTCACCCGCGAGCAGTTCCTCGCGGCGGTGTCGCAGAAGGCGGGACTCCCCGACAATGCGTGGAAGCTCGCCGGGGCGAAGATCTATGCGTTCGAGGCGGAGGTGTTCGGCGAGGAGGAGGGGGCGCCCCCGCGGTGA